Genomic segment of Streptosporangium sp. NBC_01755:
GCGGTCCCGTCGCGCTCCAGTACGGCTCCGGCCAGGGCGACCCGCACCTGCGCGAGCAGATCTGCGACGTCATGCGGATGGAGGGGATCGAGGCCAACGCCGACGACGTCGTCGTGACGGTCGGCTCCCAGCAGGCCCTCGACCTGATCACCCGGATCTTCATCGACCCGGGTGACGTCGTGCTCGCCGAGGGCCCCTCCTACGTCGGAGCCCTGGGCACGTTCTCCGCATACCAGGCCAACGTCATCCACATCGCGATGGACAGCGAGGGAATCGTCCCCGAATCGCTGGCCCAGACCATCTACGCCCTGCAGAGCGCGGGCAACCGGATCAAGTTCCTCTACACGATCCCCACGTTCCAGAACCCCGCCGGGGTGACGCTCAACGCCGCGCGCAGACAGCAGGTCCTGGAGATCTGTCAGCGGGCCGACGTGCTGATCGTCGAGGACAACCCGTACGGCATGCTCGGCTTCGACGGCGAGCCCATGCGGACGCTGCGCGCCGACAACGCCGACGGCGTGGTCTACCTCGGCTCCTTCTCCAAGACCCTGGCCCCCGGTTTCCGGGTCGGCTGGGCGCTCGCCCCGCACGCCGTCCGCGAGAAGCTGGTGCTGGCGATGGAGTCCGCGGTTCTGTCGCACTCCTCCTTCACCCAGCTGGCCGTCGGCCAGTATCTCGCCACCCAGCCCTGGCGTGAGCAGATCAAGTCGTTCATAGAGCTCTACCGCGAGCGCCGCGACACCATGCTCACCTCGCTGGAGGCCCTGATGCCCCCCGGCGTCACCTGGACCCGCCCCGCCGGCGGGTTCTTCGTCTGGGCCACCCTCCCCGAGGGGCTCGACTCCAAGGCGCTCCTGCCCCGCGCGGTCGCCGAGCGGGTGGCCTTCGTGCCGGGCACAGGTTTCTTCGCCGACGGCGGCGGAGCGCGGAACATGCGGCTCTCCTACTGCTATCCGGAGCCCGACCGCATCCGCGAGGGCGTCCGCCGCCTGGCCGGGGTGATCGAGCAGGAGCTCCGCGTCCGCGACACGTTCGGAACCGGCTCGTCCCCGGACCGCATCGGAGTCGACACTCCGGGCCCGGACCTCGCGTAACCCACCACCCGGCGGGTGTCCCGCGAAACGGGACACCCGCCGGGATGAGTTCTCCCCTACCGGTGCCGTACGGTGACTTCCTGTGCCGGTGCGCGGTGATCCAGCCGGTCCCGGGCCGCGCGCGACGAGAGCGACAGGACAGGCCCGGAGCGGGCCTTGATGAGAGGTATATCGGATGAGTGACCTGGGCCATGTGCTCGTCCTGGCGGGCGGACTCTCCTACGAGCGGGAGGTCTCGCTGCGTTCCGGCCGGCGGGTGAGCGAGGTGCTGCGCGGAGCGGGCATCTCCGTGGAGACCCGCGACACCGACGCGTCACTGGTTCCCTCCGTGCTCGCGGACCCGCCGGACGCGGTCTTCGTCACCCTTCACGGCGGCGCGGGCGAGGACGGCGCCATCCGTACGGTGCTCGAACTCCTCTCCGTCCCCTACGTCGGCGCCGGCCCCGACGCCTGCCGGGTCGCCTACGACAAGCCAACCGCCAAGACAGTCGTCCGCTCCTTCGGCCTGCGCACCCCCGAATCGGTGACGCTGCCCAAGGAGACCTTTCACGACCTCGGCGCCTCCGCGGTGCTGGCCCGCATCGTGGAGCGCCTCGGCCTGCCCCTGTTCGTCAAGCCGTCCCGCGGCGGCTCCGCGCTCGGCGCGTCGATAGTCCGCAGTGCGGAGGAACTTCCCGCCGCCATGGTCGGGTGCTTCGCCTACGGCGACACCGCGCTGATCGAACGCTGCGTCGACGGTGTCGAGGTCGCCGTCTCCGTGGTCGACCTCGGGAACGGGCCGGTGGCCCTGCCTCCCGTGGAGATCGTCCCGAACGAGGGCGTGTACGACTACGCGGCCCGCTACACCGCCGGGCACACCGAGTTCTTCGCCCCTGCCCGCCTCTCACCCGAGGTCTCCGCGGCCTGCGCCGAGATGGCCGTGACCGCGCACACCGCCCTCGGTCTCCGGGACATCTCCCGCACCGACCTGATCGTCGACGCGGACGGTCTGCCCCACTTCCTCGAAGTCAACGTCGCCCCCGGCATGACCGAGACGTCCCTCCTCCCCATGGCCGCGGAGGCCGCCGGCGACGACCTCGGCACCCTCTGCCGGATCCTCCTCGAACAGGCCGCCGCCCGCGGCGCCTGACCTCTGCTCGCTCCCCGGGAGTCCGAAGCGCGACAGGGTCCGGGCGGGGCCTGGAGCGGCCCTGACGGGAGCGGCCCTGACGGGACCGTCCGGCCAGGAGAACCGGCCCGATCATCAGCCGATCGAGGGCCGGTGAGGGCACGAAGGCCGAGGGCGGGAAGCCGGTCGGCGGCCCGCTGGAGGGCCGGGGCCCCAAGACCCGATGAGAAGCCGGTCGGCGGTCCGCAACGGCCCACCGAAGGGCTGGACCCAGGTCGGCGGGAAGCCGACCAGAGGTCCGCGACGGCCCGCTGGAGGGCCGGCCCCAAGGCCGGCGGGAAACCAGCCGGCGGTCCGCGACGGTTCGGACGGGGGCCGTACCGACGAGCGGGCCGCCCCCTACGCTGGCCGTGTGCTGACCTCCACCTCATTCCCCAAGAGCTTCGCCAGCGACAACCACGCGGGCGTGCATCCTGCGGTCCTCACCGCCGTCATCGAAGCGAACACCGGAGATGCCCCCGCTTACGGCGAGGACGTCTGGACCACCGCGATGGAGGACGCCTTCCGCGCCGAGTTCGGCACCCAGGCGACCACCTACCCGATGTTCAACGGCACCGGAGCCAACGTTGTGGGACTGGGGCTCGCGCTACGGCCGTACGACGCGGTGATCTGCCCGGTCACCGCCCACATCAACACCAATGAGTGCGGCGCGGCCGAACGCGTGCTCGGCGTCAAGCTGGTCACCGTCCCCACCGATGACGGCAAGATCTCCGTGGACGACGTCCGGGGCCTGCTGTCCGTGCTGGGGGATGCGCACCACTCCCAGCCCAGGGTCGTCTCCATCTCCCAGGTGACCGAGTGCGGCACCTGCTACACCGCCGACGAGATCACCGAGCTCGCGGAGTTCGCGCACGCGCACGGCCTCTTCCTGCACATGGACGGCGCCCGGCTGGCCAACGCGGCGGCCGAACTTGGCTGCTCGCTCCGCTCTCTCAGCACGGACGCGGGGGTGGACCTGCTCAGCTTCGGCGGCACCAAGAACGGCGCCATGGGCGCCGAGGCGCTCGTGGTCCTCCGCCCGGAACTGGACGCCCCGACACCGTTCCTGCGCAAGCAGGGAATGCAGCTCGCTTCCAAGATGCGCTTCGTCTCCGCCCAGCTGACCGCACTCCTCACCGATGACCTCTGGCGCGAGAACGCCGCGCACGCGAACGCCATGGCCCACCGCCTGGCAGCGGGCGTCGCCGACCTACCCGGCGTCTCCCTGCGCTACCCGGTGCAGTCCAACGCCGTCTTCCCCGCCCTCCCGGAGAAGGTCGTCGCGGAGCTGCAGCAGCGCTATCTCTTCCATGTCTGGGACGCGGCCGAGAGCGTGGTCCGCTGGGTGACCTCCTTTGACACCACCCCCGAGCAGGTCGACGCCTTCCTCGCCGACATCCGTCTCGCCGTCCAGGGAGCGGCCGGCTCCTGAGTGGCGGCCGTTTCACGTGAAACACGGCCCGCCGCCGCGCGGGTCTGTAAACACGGCCCGCCGCCGCGCGGGTCCGTCATCCTCCGAATGTGAACCTCGGCGTTTCCGTACGGCGGACGACCCGCCCGCGCCGATCGGCGCTCGATGTTTCACGTGAAACGGCAGCGTCTCCGTCGGGGCGACAGCGAGGGTCACGGCCGCATCGCCCCCGGCCGACCTCGGTGCGCCGATGTCGAGGCCGGAGCGCTTGGCGGCCACACGGCCCTGAGGCTTCACGTGCGTGCACGGTGAAGCGCGCCGACTCGGGGGGCTTCACTCGGTCATCGAGGTGGCGTACGACGGCCAAGGGGGCGTCGGGCGGGGAACGGGGGGAGTGTCCGGGAGTACGAGAACGGCCTCCCTGTTTCACGTGAAACAGGGAGGCCGTTCGAGCGAAGAGCCATCCGGGGATTCACCGGCTCACAACGGGTGCGCCATGGGCCCGCGTGCACGAGCCCTCCCAGGTCGGCGAGAAATCATCCTTCCGCCACCTTCAGCGATCCCGGAGCCATCGTGTCGATGATGCGCTCCAGGTCGTCGATGGTCGCGAACTCCACCACGATGCGTCCCTTACGTCGGCCGAAGTCGACCTTCACCCGGGTCTCGAAGCGGTCGGAGAGACGGTCTGCCAGGTGCCGGAGGGCGGGCTCCTCGGCGGGCTTGGCCCGGGGAGCTCTCGGAGTCGGAGCCGGGGCGGCCTTGGCGTCGCCCACGGCCACGATCTCCTCGACCGCGCGGACCGACAGCAGCTCGGCCGTGATCCGGTGGGCGAGATGCTCCTGGGCGGCGGGGTCGTTCAGGCCGAGCAGAGCCCGCGCGTGGCCCGCGCTGATCGTTCCCGCCGCGACCTTGAGCTGTACTCCGGCCGGCAGGTTCAGCAGGCGCAGCGTGTTGGTCACGTGTGAACGGGAACGGCCGACGCGGGTGGCCAGCTGCTCGTGGGTCGCGCCGAAGTCGTCGAGCAGTTGCCGGTAGGCCGCCGCCTCCTCCAGGGCGTTGAGCTGCTCGCGCTGGAGATTCTCGATGAGCGCGTCGAGCAGGAGCTTGTCCTCCTGGGTGCTCCGCACGATCGCGGGGATCTTGGAGAGCCCGGCGAGCTTGGAAGCGCGCCAACGACGCTCGCCCATGACCAGCTCGTAGCCTCCATCGCCCGTCGCGCGCACCACGACCGGCTGGAGCAGGCCGACCTCACCGATCGAGGTGGCCAGCTCCCTCAGGGTCTCCTCGTCGAAGACGTCGCGAGGCTGGCGCGGGTTGGGCGCGATGTCCTCGACCGGGATCTCCAGGAAGTAGGCCCCCGCGACGGGCTTGGGGCCCGGCTGCTCCGGTACCACCGGCTCCGGGGCGACCATCGTCACGGTCATCGACGCGGGTGTCTCGGCGACGACGGCCGGGCCCGTCGGGATGAGGGCCCCCAGTCCCCTGCCCAGCCCTCTCGGCTGCTTACTCACTGCCCCTCCCGAGGCTCAAGGTGTCGCCCTCACTGGCATGTCCGCGGCCACGGCCACGGGGTTCGCGGTGCTCATACGGCCACACCTCGATAAGCGATCTCACGAGCGGCGTCCATGTAGGCCATCGCGCCGCTGGAGCCCGGGTCGTACGTCATGACCGACTGACCGTAGCTCGGGGCCTCGGAGACGCGCACGCTTCGGGGGATCAACGTGCTCAACACCGTCGCGCCGAAGTGGGAGCGGACCTCGTCGGCGACCTGGGAGGCCAGGCGGGTGCGTCCGTCGTACATCGTCATGAGGATGGTGGAAAGGTCAAGCGTGGGGTTCAGATGGGCACGGACCAGATCCACGTTCCTCAGCAGCTGCCCGAGACCCTCCAGCGCGTAGTACTCGCACTGGATGGGGATCAGCAACTCGTTCGCGGCCATCAGCGCGTTGACGGTCAGCAGGCCGAGCGAGGGAGGGCAGTCAATGAGGATGTAGTCGAACTCAACGGCGTCGTAAGCGGTCAGCGCGCGCTGCAGGCGAGCCTCACGGGCGACCATGGAGACCAACTCGATCTCGGCACCGGCCAGGTCGATCGTGGCGGGAGCGCAGTAGAGACCCGGCATGTCCGGGACCTCCTTCACCACCTCCGCGAGCGGCATATCCTCCACGAGCACCTTGTACATGTCCGGTACGTCGCCGCGGTGCTCGACGGCCAGGGCCGTCGAGGCGTTGCCCTGGGGGTCGAGGTCGACCACGAGCACCCGCTGGCCGTGCATGGACAGCGCCGCCGCCAGGTTGACCGACGTGGTCGTCTTCCCGACGCCGCCCTTCTGGTTGGCGACGGTGAAGATCCGGGTTTTGGGAGGGCGGGGCCAATCTCCATCTCGGACCCCGGTGGAACCTCTGGGAGCGGCGCTGGTCTTCCGGGTCGATGTTTCACGTGAAACCACTGAGCTGAGTGCCTCTCGTACCAGCGGCGAGTCGCCGGGATTAAGGGGGGTCTGGGTCACGGTCGTCGTCCTTTCAACCGGCCTGACTGCGGCACCGGGAGCCGGTGCCGGCCAGCCCAGACCGGAAAGGCTTCCTTGTGGCAAAGCGGCCGAATCCTCGGGCCAGCCCAGACCGCTCGTCGCGCTGGCAATCGCACCTGTACGGTCGTTCACTGGCCTCGTACTCGCTTTGCTCGGTTTATCTACTGGCCTCGCGTTACCTGCCTCGCGAGGCGCGATCCTTCCGGCGAGCGGCCTTCCGCGCTCCTTCGGGAGCTCGACCGGCGACCACCCGGATGAGAGTTGCGGGCGGCTCGACCTTACCGTGCCCAACCGATGTGAGCTCAGCGGTTTGAACCCCACTCGACCGCAATTGCCGCTCGGCGTCCGCCAATTCCTCCGCGGCACGCTCGCCCTTCATGGCCAGCAGCTCGCCACCCTCGCGCAAGAGGGGGAGCGCCCACTTCAGCAGGCGGTCGAGCGGCGCCACCGCACGGGCGGAGGCGACGTCGAACTCCCGCCTGCCCGCGAACTCCTCCGCACGGCCGCGCAGCACCTCGACGTTGCCGAGCTTCAGCGACTCCACACACTCCTCCAGAAAGACCGTCCTGCGAAGAAGCGGCTCCAGGAGGGTGACGGTGATGTCGGGCCGTACGATCGCCAGGACCAGTCCCGGCAGTCCGGCGCCGGAGCCGATGTCGACCAGGCGCGCGTCGGCGGGCACGGCCTCGGCGATCACCGCGCAATTGAGCAGGTGGCGGTCCCAGATGCGCGGCACCTCCCGCGGGCCGAGCAGCCCGCGCACCACCCCGGGGCCGGCCAGCAGTTCCGCGAACGCCTCCGCCCTGGCCCAGGCGTCACCGGCGAACACCTCGCGCGCGACCTCGGGCGGCTCAGGGATCTGGTCACTCACTCGACGCTCACTCTTCCCTCGGAAATGTCGGGGTCAGGCCGGTCTTAAGGCTAACGGCCCGCCTCGACGGCACCGTACGGCGCGGGCCCCGAACTCGTACGCCGCCGCCGACATCGTATGGAACAGGCCACGAAAAAGGCCGCCGCCCCTGGAGAACCAGGAGCGGCGGCCTCTGCTTGTCCGCGCCGTCGTCAGACGGGGAGGACCACCACGAAACGGCGGGGCTCCTCGCCCTCGGACTCGCTCCGCAGGCCCGCCGCCGCGACGGCGTCATGCACGATCTTCCGCTCGAACGGGGTCATCGGCTGCAGCGACTTGGGCGCGCCGATCCGCTTGACGTCCGCCGCGACCTTGGTGCCAAGCTCGCGCAGCTCGCTCCGGCGGCGGTCACGGTAGCCGCCGATGTCGAGCATCAGGCGCGACCGCTCACCTGTCTGGCGGTGGACCGCGAGGCGGGTCAGCTCCTGGATGGCCTCCAGCACCTCACCGTTGGGGCCGACCAGATCGCCGCCCTTGATATCGACCACCGACACCACCGCGCGATCACCTTCGACATCCATGTCGATGTCACCGTCGATGTCGGCGATGTCGAGCAGACCCTCGACGTAGTCCGCCGCGATCTCGCCTTCCTGCTCCAGGGCGGCGAGATCGGGAGCCGCCTTCACGGGCTCCCTCTCGGCCTCGGCCTCGGTCACGTCCGGCCACTCCTTCGTGCTGTCGGGATGAGACGTCAGGACTTCTTGCTACCGGCCCGCTTGCTGCGGGGCTGGCGGGTGGGCTGCTGGCGGACCACCTTGGGCTCCGGCACAGACGGCACCTCAGGCTCGGGCGCGGTCTTCTTGACCTTGCTCAGCAGGCTCGGCTTGGGCTCGGGGGTCGTGACGTTGCCCTTCGCGTCGACCACCGGAGAGGGGTTTCGGCTGTAGAACCAGTGCTGCTGGCCGAGGGTCCAGAGGTTCGTGGTGACCCAGTAGAGGATCAGGCCGAGGGGGAAGTTCAGCGAGAAGATGGCGAACAGCGGCGAGACGTACATCAGGATCTTCTGCTGCTGTGCCATCGGGTTGTCCGGCATCTGGGCCATCGAGCGGGTCACGCTCTGCCGGACGGTGAGGAAGGTGGTCAGCGAGCTGATCGCCACGAAGATGGCGAGCACGACCTTGGTTATGATCGGGTCGGCGCCCAGCTTGATGATGTCGCTCGAACTGGTGAAGAAGGTCGCCGGGACCGGCGCGCCGAAGATGTGGGCCGCCCTGGCGCTGTCCATCATCTGCTGGGTCATGCCGAACTTGGGCACCGGGCTGTTGGCCATGGCCTGGAGCACGGTGAACATCGAGATGAAGATCGGGAACTGTGCCACGATCGGCAGGCAACCACCCAGCGGGTTGGCCCCCTGCCCCTGGTACAGCGCCATGACCTCCTGGTTCATCCGCTGCTTGTCGTTCTTGTAGCGCTTGCGGATCTCCTGGACCTTGGGCGCCAGTTCCTGCATCTTCTTCGACGAGCGCATCTGCTTGAGGAAGAGCGGGAAGATCAACAGCCGCATCAGCACGGTGAGCGTGATGATGGTCAGCGCCCAGTTGAGCCCGCTGTTCCTCGGAATGAAGGTGCTGTAGCCCTCGTGGATCCAGGTGATCACTTGGGCCACGGCCGTGTAAAGCCAGTTCAGCCAGGACAGCTCCACCGAGCTAGCTCCCTTGCGTTTCGTCGGACCGGCCCGGGCGCGGGGGCACCGGGTCAAAGCCTCCGGGATGGAATGGGTGGCAACGCCCGATTCTCCGGATCGTCAACCATGTACCGCGCAGCGCGCCGTGAACGGCCACGGCTTCGAGACCGTAGGCACTGCACGAGGGGTGGAAACGGCAACGGGGACCCAGCAGAGGGCTCACGAAGGCCCGGTAGAACCGGATCGGAGCCATCAGGATCCTGGCAGCCGGAGAAATCCCGGCGGTCTGCTGCGCCGTCATCATCGCCCATCCATGCGAGCCCCGGGGGGCTCCAGCCGCCTGAGTAAACGATTCAGCGCGACGTCGAGTTCGGCGGCAATGCGCTCGCTTCGCGCGGACGCGGCCGGTGGATTGGCGCGTACAACAAGCAGGCTACCTCGTGGAAGCCGGTCGAGACGGTCTCGCATGAGGTGTCTCAGCTGACGTTTGACCCGGTTTCTGATCACCGCGCCTCCCACGGCGCGGCTCACCACGAATCCGACCAGGGGAGGGTCGTCGCTGTCGACGCGCATGCCGAAATGCGCGACCAGGGTGGGGCGGCCTGCTCGGCTTCCCCTTTTGATCGCGTCGGCGAAATCGTCGCCCCGGCGCATGCGGGACCCGGACGGCAACACAAGAGACCTTGGTGACCCTGGGCAGGTACGCCCGTCGCCCGTCGGCATCGCTGCCGACGGGCGACGGGCTCTGCTGCCTTGGCCCGGCGAACCGGGCTCAACGGATGCGTCAGGCGGAGAGCTCGGCGCGGCCCTTACGACGACGAGCGGCGAGAATGGCGCGGCCGGCGCGGGTGCGCATGCGGAGCCGGAAGCCGTGGGTCTTCGCACGACGGCGGTTGTTCGGCTGGAAAGTACGCTTGCTCACGAGTGGGCTCCAGGCTCAAGACGCATCCCCAGCACATGGGGACGCTCGACAGTGGCTGGCCTGCCAGATGCGGGGCATGCGAAATAGCCGCCGCGTGGCAAGCCGACCGTCGTACGTTACGGGGCAGGCGCGCCCCAGGTCAAACCGGAGAACGTCCCAGAGCGCGCGAGTACAGGTTATCCACCTTTCCACAGGCACGTTTTCCACCGGCGCCCCGCCGTCCACAGGATGTGCACTCTGTCCCCCCCGTACTGCCACTAGGCTGTGGACAACGTCTTGTGCACAGCTGTGGACAGGACTACCGTCGGCTCCTCCGAACCCTCTCTCCACTGCGAGGACGCGTCGGACCGCGGGTAACAGACTGTGCACAGCCTGTGGATTCGGTGTGGATATCGAACGGTGCCCACGAAGGTGCCACCGGACGCCCGGCCTGTGGACAACGGCGAGATCCGGTGCTTCCGGCGGCCATCGATGTGGATAAACAGATCGCGGTAGGCCAGCGGGGGCCGCGTCGGGAGGAGCGGAGCCGACCCATGGACGGAACGGACCTCAGCGCGGTCTGGGCGAGGGCGCTGGAGAACTCCCTGAACGAGAACGTCCCGTCTCAGCAGCGGGTCTGGCTCAGCATGACCCGGCCCTTCGGCCTCATGAACGACACGGTGGTGCTCGCCGCACCCACGGATTTCGCCAGAGACGTCCTGGAGAACAAGCTTCGTCCGCTTATCAGTCACGCGCTCTCCCAGGAATTCGGCCGCCCGATGCGGGTGGCGGTCATGGTCGATCCCAGCGCGGCGGGTCCCGAGCCCGGACTCGCCTCTCGCCAGGACCCTTATCCCCAGGCACAGCCGCAGGGTTATACACAGGCCGGCGGGGCCCAGCAGGGTTATACGCAACCGGCAAACCCCCAGCACCACGGGGGTTCCGGGCCTCATCCTCCCTACCAGGGAGGTAACCCGGCCGCCCAGCCGTCCACCGAATATCCACAGGCTCAGCCGTTCTCCTACCCGTACCAGCAGGCCGAGGAATCCCCCCAGCCGTACCGCCTCACAGAGCCGTCCCAGGCTCCCTCATCGGGGGACCAGAGCCCCGGATACACCCGCGGCGGCTACACCGCGCCCTCGCCGCGTCCCGAGCCCGACTCCTTCGACCGCGGCGCGCCCGCGGTGCCCGGCGCGGGCGGTGTGCAGAACAGGTGGGACAGCCGCGGGAGCCGGACACAGGGCGAGCCGGCCCGGCTGAACCCGAAGTACACCTTCGAGACCTTCGTCATCGGCTCCAGCAACCGTTTCGCCCACGCGGCCGCGGTCGCGGTGGCCGAGGCGCCTGCCAAGGCGTACAACCCGCTGTTCATCTACGGCGACTCGGGTCTGGGCAAGACCCACCTGCTGCACGCGATCGGCCACTACGCCCAGAGCCTGTACGACGGCGCGCGGGTGCGGTACGTGAGCTCCGAGGAGTTCACCAACGACTTCATCAACTCCATCCGCGACCACAAGGCCGACAACTTCCGGGGTCGCTATCGGGCCGTGGACATCCTGCTGGTGGACGACATCCAGTTCCTGGAGGGCAAGGAGCAGACGCAGGAGGAGTTCTTCCACACCTTCAACACCCTGCACAACTCCAACAAGCAGATCGTCATCTCCAGCGACCGGGCGCCGAAACAGCTGGTCACGCTGGAGGACCGGCTGCGCAACCGGTTCGAGTGGGGCCTGATCACCGACGTCCAGCCGCCCGAGCTGGAGACCCGGATCGCGATCCTGCGCAAGAAGGCGATCCAGGAGGGCCTGGCCGCGCCGCCCGAGGTGCTGGAGTACATCGCCAGCCGCATCTCCACCAACATTCGCGAGCTGGAGGGCGCCCTGATAAGGGTGACCGCGTTCGCCAGCCTCAACCGGCAGTCGGTCGATCTGCAGCTCACCGAGGTCGTGCTCAAGGACCTGATCACCGAGGACGCCGGGTCGGAGATAACGGTCGCCACGATCATGGCCTCCACCGCCGCCTACTTCGGCCTGTCGATCGACGACCTGTGCGGCGGGTCGCGCTCGCGGGTCCTGGTCACCGCCCGCCAAATCGCCATGTACCTGTGCCGGGAGCTGACCGACATGTCGCTGCCGAAGATCGGCCAGCAGTTCGGCGGCCGCGACCACACCACGGTCATGCACGCCGACCGGAAGATCCGCTCCCTGATGGCCGAGCGCCGCTCGATCTACAACCAGGTCAACGAACTCACCACCAGGATCAAGCAGCAGTCGCGCAATGGGTGAGGTTTTTCACCCCATGATGCACAGGCTGTGGAAAACCTTGTGGATCAACGACTCGCGGGGACGAGGAAGGCTCCGAGGCGTCCACCCATGATCATCTGCAAACAAGCCGGTCCGAACGCTGTTCGGAGACTGTGGACAACTCTGGGGAGAAGTTGTGGACAACCTGGGGACAACCTGTGGACAACCTGGGGACGCCCTGTGTAGAGAGTTTTCCACAAGGACAAAACGACCTCATACCCGGTGGATAACCTGGGGAAACCTCGTGGATAACCGGTGGACAGAGGGCACCGAATCTGGGGACGGCCTGTGGGTACTCTGCGGTTCTCCCCAGCCTCAAGAGTTGTCCACAGTGGTCGCCCACAGCCCCAGTGGATGAAAAAACCGCACTTGACCTGCGGAAACAATGGCTTTCCACAGTATCCACACCCCCTAATACGATGGCCACTTGTATCTCTACTAGAAACCCCAAGAGCCATAAGAGGGGTTCCGGGGGAGCGCAGGTGCAAGACAGTGAACACTTGAACCCCAAGCACCGAGCGGACGGCGCTCGATACACAGGAGGCAGATCCACGTGATGTTCCGGGTCGACCGAGACGTGCTCGCTGAGGCGGTCGCATGGACGGCGCGCAGCCTGCCGGCGCGTCCCTCCGTGCCGGTGCTGGCCGGCATGCGTCTTGAGGTCACTGAGAACGGGCAGCTCAAACTCTCGGCCTTCGACTACGAGGTCTCCGCCGAGGTGACCCTCGAACTGCAGACGGGTGAGGCGGGCGTGGTGCTCGTCTCAGGCAGGCTCCTCGCCGAGATCACCAGGGCGCTCCCCGCGCAGCCCGTGGATTTCGTCGTGGAGGGAGCCAAGGCGGTCGTCACCTGTGGCAGCGCCCGGTTCACACTCCTGACCATGCCTGTGGAGGACTATCCCTCCCTGCCGACCATGCCACCGGCCGCGGGGAGGGTGGGCAGCGACGTGTTCGCCTCCGCAGTCGGCCAGGTCGCCGTGGCCGCGGGCAAGGACGACACCCTGCCGATGCTCACCGGCGTGCGCGTGGAGATCGAGGGCGCCACGGTCACCCTCGCGGCGACCGACCGCTACCGCCTCGCCGTAAGGGAGCTGAACTGGCAGCCGGACCAGCCCGACTTCTCGGCGATC
This window contains:
- the dnaA gene encoding chromosomal replication initiator protein DnaA, whose protein sequence is MDGTDLSAVWARALENSLNENVPSQQRVWLSMTRPFGLMNDTVVLAAPTDFARDVLENKLRPLISHALSQEFGRPMRVAVMVDPSAAGPEPGLASRQDPYPQAQPQGYTQAGGAQQGYTQPANPQHHGGSGPHPPYQGGNPAAQPSTEYPQAQPFSYPYQQAEESPQPYRLTEPSQAPSSGDQSPGYTRGGYTAPSPRPEPDSFDRGAPAVPGAGGVQNRWDSRGSRTQGEPARLNPKYTFETFVIGSSNRFAHAAAVAVAEAPAKAYNPLFIYGDSGLGKTHLLHAIGHYAQSLYDGARVRYVSSEEFTNDFINSIRDHKADNFRGRYRAVDILLVDDIQFLEGKEQTQEEFFHTFNTLHNSNKQIVISSDRAPKQLVTLEDRLRNRFEWGLITDVQPPELETRIAILRKKAIQEGLAAPPEVLEYIASRISTNIRELEGALIRVTAFASLNRQSVDLQLTEVVLKDLITEDAGSEITVATIMASTAAYFGLSIDDLCGGSRSRVLVTARQIAMYLCRELTDMSLPKIGQQFGGRDHTTVMHADRKIRSLMAERRSIYNQVNELTTRIKQQSRNG
- the yidD gene encoding membrane protein insertion efficiency factor YidD, encoding MMTAQQTAGISPAARILMAPIRFYRAFVSPLLGPRCRFHPSCSAYGLEAVAVHGALRGTWLTIRRIGRCHPFHPGGFDPVPPRPGRSDETQGS
- the rnpA gene encoding ribonuclease P protein component, with the protein product MPTGDGRTCPGSPRSLVLPSGSRMRRGDDFADAIKRGSRAGRPTLVAHFGMRVDSDDPPLVGFVVSRAVGGAVIRNRVKRQLRHLMRDRLDRLPRGSLLVVRANPPAASARSERIAAELDVALNRLLRRLEPPGARMDGR
- the dnaN gene encoding DNA polymerase III subunit beta; this translates as MMFRVDRDVLAEAVAWTARSLPARPSVPVLAGMRLEVTENGQLKLSAFDYEVSAEVTLELQTGEAGVVLVSGRLLAEITRALPAQPVDFVVEGAKAVVTCGSARFTLLTMPVEDYPSLPTMPPAAGRVGSDVFASAVGQVAVAAGKDDTLPMLTGVRVEIEGATVTLAATDRYRLAVRELNWQPDQPDFSAIAMIPGRTLADTAKALGGTGAEVEIAMSSAGGTGEGMIGFSSAGRRTTTRLLDPEFPKYRSLLPTEFSACAQLPTAAFVEAVKRVALVAERNTPVRLAFRGDEVVLEAGSGDEAQAVEVLPVEFEGEDINIAFNHQFLLEGLGAIDSDVARLQMTTSTKPAILTGGKPVDDGGVPDYRYLIMPIRLSS
- the rpmH gene encoding 50S ribosomal protein L34: MSKRTFQPNNRRRAKTHGFRLRMRTRAGRAILAARRRKGRAELSA